From one Cucurbita pepo subsp. pepo cultivar mu-cu-16 chromosome LG17, ASM280686v2, whole genome shotgun sequence genomic stretch:
- the LOC111779368 gene encoding transcription factor bHLH68-like: MMAGNPNWWGMFSPSFSSFAEQPQSWSQLLLGEEERVLNQTQMGHYQPKKLENWEHQILDHTTTTNPSPPPPPNFVDIVKQEFSNTNKFLNFSSHNTNFPDLTHNQPAHHLPEVRFSCKSFEQSNHIAPVSGSACKKARIHPPSSSQPPLKVRKEKLVDRITALHQIVSPFGKTDTASVLSEAIGYIRFLQGQIEALSYPYLRSAPKHVRDSGSGGEEMRREEKAVKELRSRGLCLVPVSCTQLVGGDNNGAAYWAPAYGNGF; the protein is encoded by the exons ATGATGGCTGGAAACCCTAATTGGTGGGGCATGTTTTCaccttccttctcttcttttgcTGAACAGCCTCAATCATGGAGCCAACTTCTGTT aggagaggaagaaagggTTTTGAACCAAACCCAGATGGGTCATTATCAACCAAAAAAGTTGGAGAATTGGGAGCACCAAATCTTGGATCATACCACCACCACCAATCCTTCACCACCTCCACCCCCTAACTTTGTTGATATTGTCAAACAAGAATTTTCCAACACCAACAAATTTCTTAACTTTTCTTCTCACAATACTAACTTCCCAGATCTCACCCACAATCAACCCGCCCATCACTTGCCCGAGGTGAGATTTAGTTGCAAGTCCTTCGAACAGTCGAACCACATCGCCCCTGTATCGGGTAGCGCATGTAAGAAGGCTAGAATTCATCCCCCATCTTCAAGCCAACCACCTCTAAAG GTGAGGAAGGAGAAACTCGTAGATCGAATAACCGCTCTTCACCAAATCGTTTCTCCATTCGGAAag ACTGATACGGCGTCTGTGCTGTCAGAAGCAATTGGGTATATCAGATTTCTTCAGGGACAAATCGAG GCACTTAGCTACCCATATCTGCGCAGTGCACCAAAGCATGTGAGGGACTCAGGAAGTGGT GGAGAAGAAATGAGAAGGGAAGAGAAGGCAGTGAAGGAGTTGAGGAGCAGAGGGCTGTGCTTGGTTCCAGTCTCATGCACACAACTGGTTGGAGGGGACAACAATGGAGCTGCTTACTGGGCTCCTGCTTATGGAAATgggttttga
- the LOC111779369 gene encoding probable inactive nicotinamidase At3g16190 has protein sequence MEMANEWSRTALLIIDFQRDFFDERSVFAVPGAYAILPSVYDALECARKRGMFVVWVVREHDPEGRDVERFRRHLYGSGKQNPVSKGSIGAELIEGFEIKEGEYKLVKTRFSAFFDTNLHSLLQATGITDLVICGVQTPNCIRQTVFDAISLDYHSITVLYDATAAASVQIHHDNITDMENVGVVVVRVDQWDGSVVEPLPPLPTTGNVVSAGK, from the exons ATGGAAATGGCGAATGAATGGAGTCGCACTGCTCTTCTTATCATCGACTTCCAg AGAGATTTCTTTGATGAACGATCTGTGTTTGCTGTACCAGGAGCCTACGCCATACTTCCAAGCGTGTATGATGCCCTAGAATGTGCAAGGAAGCGGGGCATGTTCGTCGTTTGG GTTGTGCGAGAGCATGATCCTGAAGGACGTGATGTTGAACGCTTTCGACGCCATCTCTACGGCAGTGGAAAGCAGAATCCGGTATCAAAGGGAAGCATAGGGGCAGAGTTAATAGAAGGctttgaaataaaagaaggagAATACAAGTTGGTGAAAACCAGGTTCAGTGCCTTCTTTGATACTAACCTGCATTCCCTTCTGCAAGCGACGGGTATTACTGATTTGGTCATCTGTG GTGTTCAAACGCCAAACTGTATCAGACAGACTGTTTTCGATGCTATATCTTTGGATTACCATTCTATCACTGTTCTTTATGATGCAACAGCAGCTGCTTCAGTCCAAATCCATCATG ATAATATCACTGACATGGAGAATGTGGGAGTTGTGGTTGTACGAGTCGATCAATGGGACGGGTCTGTCGTTGAACCCCTACCTCCCCTACCTACCACGGGAAATGTAGTTAGTGCTGGTAAATGA